The Xanthobacter flavus genome includes a window with the following:
- a CDS encoding FAD-dependent oxidoreductase, with protein sequence MTHETLGVSKYDILFEPIKIGPKTLRNRFYQVPHCIGAGSDKPGFQAAHRSLKAEGGWAALNTEYCSIHPESDDTHRVSARIWDEGDVRNLAAMTSEIHKYGALAGVELWYGGAHAPCMETRQTARGPSQYASEFESLTYCHEMDHDDIRRVQGFYVEAARRARDAGFDIIYCYGAHSYLPLQFLSKYYNKRTDKYGGSFENRARFWIETLEQMKAAVGSECAIATRFAVDTLIGEDGIEVERDGLKFVELADDLVDLWDVNVGDIAEWGEDAGPSRFYRQGHQLSWQKFVKQASKKVVLGVGRFTDPEKMVEVIRNGELDVIGAARPSIADPFLPEKIRDGRLDDIRTCIGCNVCISRWEIGGPPMICTQNATAGEEFRRGWHPERFPKKGSDDAILVVGAGPSGSECARVLMERGYVVHLVDSAEKIGGYVNEVATLPGLGEWSYHRDYREVQLNKLVKRNRDSQIALGGKKLSVEDVLSYGADKVVVATGARWVTDGTNCLTHAPIPGLEGTPRANVLTPEDVILGTKPIGKRVMILNADPYYMAPSLAQKLAEAGHQVTVASGVELGRYMHFTLEAPNMHRMLHELHINVLSSTWASRVEDGRIELYNLWGDGHKRVYTGPGKMPRSANTTHAWHEYDTLVLVTARRSEDALFRALKARSGEWDARGIKGVYVIGDAWAPKLIADATFDGQRLAREIEEANPQEPKPYRREAAVYGAPYQPGGSYEIRYQG encoded by the coding sequence ATGACGCACGAAACGCTGGGTGTCAGCAAATACGATATTCTTTTCGAGCCCATCAAGATCGGGCCGAAAACACTTCGGAACCGCTTCTACCAGGTGCCGCACTGCATCGGTGCCGGCTCCGACAAGCCCGGCTTCCAGGCCGCGCACCGCTCGCTGAAGGCCGAAGGCGGCTGGGCGGCCCTGAACACCGAATACTGCTCCATCCACCCGGAATCCGACGACACGCACCGCGTTTCCGCCCGCATCTGGGACGAGGGCGACGTGCGCAACCTCGCCGCGATGACCTCGGAAATCCATAAGTACGGCGCCCTTGCCGGTGTCGAGCTGTGGTACGGCGGCGCCCACGCCCCGTGCATGGAGACCCGCCAGACCGCGCGCGGCCCGAGCCAGTATGCCTCCGAGTTCGAATCCCTCACCTATTGCCACGAGATGGACCACGACGACATCCGTCGTGTGCAGGGCTTCTACGTGGAAGCGGCGCGCCGCGCCCGCGATGCCGGCTTCGACATCATCTATTGCTACGGCGCGCACTCCTATCTGCCGCTGCAGTTCCTCTCCAAATATTACAACAAGCGCACCGACAAGTACGGCGGCAGCTTCGAGAACCGCGCCCGCTTCTGGATCGAGACCCTGGAGCAGATGAAGGCGGCCGTGGGCTCCGAATGCGCCATCGCCACCCGCTTCGCCGTCGATACGCTGATCGGCGAGGACGGCATCGAGGTGGAGCGCGACGGCCTCAAGTTCGTCGAGCTGGCCGACGATCTCGTGGACCTGTGGGACGTGAACGTGGGCGACATCGCCGAGTGGGGCGAGGATGCCGGTCCCTCCCGCTTCTACCGTCAGGGCCACCAGCTCTCCTGGCAGAAGTTCGTGAAGCAGGCATCGAAGAAGGTCGTGCTGGGCGTCGGCCGCTTCACCGATCCGGAGAAGATGGTCGAGGTGATCCGCAACGGCGAGCTGGACGTGATCGGCGCCGCGCGGCCCTCCATCGCCGACCCCTTCCTGCCGGAGAAGATCCGCGACGGGCGGCTCGACGACATCCGCACCTGCATCGGCTGCAACGTCTGCATCTCCCGCTGGGAGATCGGCGGCCCGCCCATGATCTGCACCCAGAACGCCACCGCCGGCGAGGAATTCCGCCGCGGCTGGCATCCCGAGCGCTTCCCCAAGAAGGGTTCGGACGATGCCATCCTGGTGGTGGGGGCCGGCCCCTCCGGTTCCGAGTGCGCCCGCGTGCTCATGGAGCGCGGCTATGTGGTCCATCTCGTGGACAGCGCCGAGAAGATCGGCGGCTATGTGAACGAAGTGGCCACCCTCCCCGGCCTCGGCGAGTGGAGCTATCACCGCGACTATCGTGAAGTGCAGCTGAACAAGCTGGTGAAGCGCAACCGCGACAGCCAGATCGCCCTCGGCGGCAAGAAGCTCTCGGTGGAAGACGTGCTCTCCTACGGCGCCGACAAGGTCGTCGTCGCCACCGGCGCCCGTTGGGTCACCGACGGCACCAACTGCCTCACCCACGCGCCCATTCCGGGCCTGGAGGGCACGCCGCGCGCCAATGTGCTCACGCCGGAAGACGTGATCCTCGGCACCAAGCCCATCGGCAAGCGGGTGATGATCCTCAATGCCGACCCCTATTACATGGCGCCGAGCCTCGCGCAGAAACTGGCGGAGGCGGGGCATCAGGTGACGGTGGCGTCGGGCGTGGAACTCGGCCGCTACATGCACTTCACCCTTGAAGCGCCGAACATGCACCGCATGCTGCACGAGCTGCACATCAACGTGCTCTCCAGCACCTGGGCGAGCCGCGTGGAAGACGGCCGGATCGAGCTCTACAACCTCTGGGGCGACGGGCATAAGCGCGTCTATACCGGCCCCGGCAAGATGCCGCGCAGCGCCAACACCACCCACGCCTGGCACGAGTACGACACCCTCGTGCTGGTCACCGCCCGCCGCTCCGAGGATGCCCTGTTCCGGGCCCTCAAGGCGCGCTCCGGCGAGTGGGATGCCCGCGGCATCAAGGGCGTGTACGTGATCGGCGACGCCTGGGCGCCCAAGCTCATCGCCGACGCCACCTTCGACGGGCAGCGCCTGGCCCGCGAGATCGAGGAGGCGAACCCGCAGGAGCCCAAGCCCTACCGGCGCGAGGCCGCCGTCTACGGCGCGCCCTACCAGCCGGGCGGCTCTTACGAGATCCGCTACCAGGGCTAG
- a CDS encoding heterodisulfide reductase-related iron-sulfur binding cluster: MIPSGIDPSKVTRILFQDFSPWMLAIFYVYAIGCMAAFAWGVYAQVHKYRAGRRGARLAWGDIGRRLLDTAKTIASHRTLRRRDTAAGRLHAFIFYGFALLFIGTATITLQEDILGPLIGLKFWHGPFYLLFKLTMTLAGTGFICGLLYMMWRRGWLKPPKLDYARPDRTPQDADFSRERYRIEDWAFLWTLLLIGVTGFLLSGARMVWLQNDPAVWDTRWWAPVGASIAAGLKAVGFTSAGAGALRMGLWWLHGVLALTFIALIPYTKAKHIFTAAASWLLRNPEAIRHLPLGDLDAARIGYRELGDVASRYLVQADACTKCGRCHEACPARAAGYPLSPRDVVLTLREQANTHLGEVLPKPRAAGCATPLIGLATGEYRPETLWSCRQCGACTEICPVGVEHVPLINMLRRTLVDEGEMDPALQRTLGAVNKTGNCFNESRRKRPNWTKDLPFKIKDARKEPVDVLWFVGDYASFDPRNQKVSRAFARILHSAGIDFGILYEGETTAGNDVRRVGEEGLFQQLAEGNISTLQDCSFNRIVTTDPHSFNTLKNEYPDLGGTYDVSHASAFLKELMADGRITPARKLDFTVTYHDPCHLGRLNKGYDAPREVLAATGVTLVEMGKSRDNSFCCGGGGGRVWVPDPPGTTKVGEIRAREAAEIHGLDALVVNCPKCMTMLEDAVKTTGNERNFRVLELTELLAEALEPEEPALLPAPAEVG, encoded by the coding sequence ATGATTCCGAGCGGCATCGACCCATCCAAGGTCACGCGCATCCTGTTCCAGGACTTTTCGCCCTGGATGCTCGCGATCTTCTATGTCTATGCCATCGGCTGCATGGCGGCGTTCGCCTGGGGCGTCTACGCCCAGGTTCACAAGTATCGCGCCGGACGCCGGGGCGCGCGCCTCGCCTGGGGCGACATCGGCCGCAGGCTGCTCGACACAGCGAAGACCATCGCCTCCCATCGCACGCTGCGCCGGCGCGACACCGCGGCCGGGCGGCTCCATGCCTTCATCTTCTATGGCTTCGCACTGCTGTTCATCGGCACCGCCACCATCACGTTGCAGGAAGACATTCTCGGCCCGCTCATCGGCCTTAAATTCTGGCACGGCCCCTTCTATTTGCTGTTCAAGCTCACGATGACCCTGGCCGGCACCGGCTTCATCTGCGGCCTCCTCTACATGATGTGGCGGCGCGGCTGGCTGAAGCCGCCGAAGCTCGATTATGCGCGGCCCGACCGCACGCCGCAGGATGCCGACTTCTCCCGCGAGCGCTACCGCATCGAGGACTGGGCGTTTCTCTGGACCCTGCTGCTCATCGGCGTCACCGGCTTCCTGCTCTCCGGCGCGCGCATGGTGTGGCTCCAGAACGATCCCGCGGTGTGGGACACGCGCTGGTGGGCCCCGGTCGGCGCGTCCATCGCCGCCGGGCTGAAGGCGGTGGGCTTCACCAGCGCCGGCGCAGGCGCCCTACGCATGGGGCTGTGGTGGCTGCACGGCGTGCTGGCGCTCACATTCATCGCGCTCATCCCCTACACCAAGGCGAAGCACATCTTCACCGCCGCCGCTTCCTGGCTGCTGCGCAATCCCGAGGCGATCCGCCATCTGCCGCTCGGCGATCTCGATGCCGCGCGCATCGGCTATCGCGAGCTGGGCGACGTTGCGAGCCGCTATCTCGTCCAGGCGGACGCCTGCACCAAGTGCGGCCGCTGCCACGAGGCCTGCCCGGCGCGGGCTGCCGGCTATCCGCTCTCCCCGCGCGACGTGGTTCTGACGCTGCGCGAGCAGGCCAACACCCATCTCGGCGAGGTGCTGCCGAAGCCCCGCGCCGCCGGCTGCGCCACGCCACTCATCGGTCTCGCCACCGGCGAATACCGGCCGGAGACCCTGTGGTCCTGCCGCCAGTGCGGCGCCTGCACGGAGATCTGCCCGGTGGGGGTGGAGCACGTGCCGCTCATCAACATGCTCCGCCGCACTTTGGTGGACGAAGGCGAGATGGACCCGGCGCTCCAGCGTACCCTCGGGGCGGTGAACAAGACCGGCAATTGCTTCAACGAAAGCCGCCGCAAGCGCCCCAACTGGACCAAGGACCTGCCGTTCAAGATCAAGGACGCGCGCAAGGAGCCGGTGGATGTGCTGTGGTTCGTGGGGGACTATGCGAGCTTCGACCCGCGCAACCAGAAGGTCAGCCGCGCCTTCGCCCGCATCCTGCATTCCGCGGGCATCGACTTCGGCATCCTCTACGAAGGCGAGACCACGGCCGGCAACGACGTGCGCCGCGTGGGCGAGGAGGGGCTGTTCCAGCAGCTCGCCGAAGGCAACATCTCGACGCTTCAGGATTGCAGCTTCAACCGCATCGTCACCACCGATCCGCACTCCTTCAACACGCTGAAGAACGAATATCCCGACCTCGGCGGCACCTATGACGTCAGCCACGCCAGCGCCTTCCTGAAGGAGCTGATGGCGGACGGGCGCATCACCCCCGCCCGGAAGCTCGACTTCACCGTCACCTATCACGACCCCTGCCACCTCGGCCGCCTCAACAAGGGCTATGACGCCCCGCGCGAGGTGCTCGCGGCCACCGGCGTGACGCTGGTGGAGATGGGGAAGAGCCGGGACAATTCCTTCTGCTGCGGCGGTGGCGGCGGGCGGGTGTGGGTGCCCGACCCGCCCGGCACCACGAAAGTGGGCGAGATCCGCGCGCGGGAAGCCGCCGAGATCCATGGCCTCGACGCTCTGGTGGTCAACTGCCCCAAGTGCATGACCATGCTCGAGGACGCGGTGAAGACCACCGGCAACGAACGCAACTTCCGGGTGCTGGAACTGACCGAGCTTCTCGCCGAGGCGCTGGAGCCCGAGGAGCCCGCCCTCCTCCCCGCCCCCGCCGAGGTCGGCTGA